The Fusarium oxysporum f. sp. lycopersici 4287 chromosome 1, whole genome shotgun sequence DNA segment TCAGCCAGTCACTCTTAGGGGCAATAGCATTGCCCTCTCACGCGCGAACTACGGCCGTCGAGAGGACGACGAAATTATACACGCGTCTGCCACTCCCTCGCTCAAAGACAATGTGTCTCCGAACAACAGTCCTCCTCTGAATCACTTGCTGATTCGACTCAACCAAAATGCATTGCTGGCCTGTGGACTTTTCAATCACTCGAGGCCCTCAAACCCGTTTGCCCACTGGGATGTGCAATACCTCAATCAATATGGCGTCGAAGTCTACACATGGTATCTCCTTGCCTATATCGAATCGTCGACCAGTAAACCACGCAAACGATACGATAGTGGCGCTCAGTGGCTCGAACTACGCCTTCATGACCTCCAAACGCATCTTCAACTGCGAGATTATGCTGTTCTTGAAGCAGAGTTTTCGGATCGGCAGACCCCCGAAGGTATGACGACGCGGGCAATGCTATGCCAACTGCAGCATTTTCAAGAGGCCGCACCATCAGACTTTGCGCACTGGCCGAGTGAAGGCTATGACGATGCTGTTGCGATTTTCCTCACTAAGTGTCTTGCTCGATTGCGATTTACGGCTTCCCTGGCAGCTCTTCAAGCAGACCCTGCGAGAGTCATGGCAACCATTTATTGGAAGTTTGAGAGAACTCTTCAGCCGGATGGTTTATCTTCTAACTTGTCTTCACCTTGCATCACATACCAGGCAGATTTCTCTGAGGAGTATCATTGCAAAAGTTGGTTGGCAGATGTAAGCGAtgacagtgatgatgaaaatATTGGTCGGTGGTCTGCTTAATAGCGATGTTCGTGGTAGTGGCAGATATATTCTGCGT contains these protein-coding regions:
- a CDS encoding hypothetical protein (At least one base has a quality score < 10) gives rise to the protein MQRCLQILKTSSLECSLETSFKLLSATKLLLPLSAMAETTSNKGGLTAPPNSPIQGATTPPSCDEIQSCSLMDPIPTTRMREQLEDEPPQSSSSSRAPSPCQPVTLRGNSIALSRANYGRREDDEIIHASATPSLKDNVSPNNSPPLNHLLIRLNQNALLACGLFNHSRPSNPFAHWDVQYLNQYGVEVYTWYLLAYIESSTSKPRKRYDSGAQWLELRLHDLQTHLQLRDYAVLEAEFSDRQTPEGMTTRAMLCQLQHFQEAAPSDFAHWPSEGYDDAVAIFLTKCLARLRFTASLAALQADPARVMATIYWKFERTLQPDGLSSNLSSPCITYQADFSEEYHCKSWLADVSDDSDDENIGRWSA